The Christiangramia flava JLT2011 genome has a segment encoding these proteins:
- a CDS encoding MBL fold metallo-hydrolase, producing the protein MKIEQIYTGCLAQGAYYIESNGEVAIIDPLREVQPYIEKAEEAGARIKYIFETHFHADFVSGHVTLSEKTGAPIIYGPNANPDFDAIIAKDNQEFQLGNITFKVLHTPGHTMESTTYLLKDENGNDHAIFTGDTLFLGDVGRPDLAQKAASMTQEDLAGILFDSLREKIMPLSDDLMVYPAHGAGSACGKNMMKETVDTLGHQKEMNYALRADMTKEEFIKEVTDGLLPPPAYFPMNVKMNKEGYKNIEEVMEKGQVALSPDAFEAAANETGAVMLDIRHQHEFAKGHVPGSIFIGLDGSFAPWVGDLIRDVQQPILLIGDQDRIEEAITRLSRVGFDNTLGYLEGGFENWRNSGKEIDTVKSIPATEFKAIKDAEDVPVFDVRKPGEYLSEHVIDANHTSLSEINDHLAEYPENTDFYVHCAGGYRSMIAASILKSRGIHNLVDVQGGFKAIKEAGVKTSDYVCPSTL; encoded by the coding sequence ATGAAAATTGAACAAATTTATACCGGTTGCCTCGCCCAGGGTGCTTATTATATTGAAAGCAACGGAGAAGTAGCCATTATCGACCCGCTTCGTGAAGTTCAGCCGTACATTGAAAAAGCTGAAGAAGCCGGAGCCAGGATCAAATACATTTTCGAAACCCATTTTCACGCCGATTTCGTTTCCGGGCACGTCACACTTTCTGAAAAGACCGGTGCGCCTATCATTTACGGCCCTAACGCCAATCCAGATTTCGACGCCATTATTGCTAAAGACAACCAGGAATTTCAATTAGGAAATATCACCTTCAAAGTCTTGCATACCCCGGGTCACACCATGGAAAGCACCACCTATCTTCTGAAGGATGAAAACGGAAATGATCACGCGATCTTTACCGGTGACACCCTGTTTCTTGGTGATGTGGGCCGGCCAGACCTGGCACAAAAAGCAGCCAGTATGACCCAGGAAGACCTTGCCGGAATCTTGTTCGATAGTCTTCGCGAAAAGATCATGCCGCTTTCTGATGATTTGATGGTGTATCCCGCGCACGGTGCCGGTTCTGCCTGCGGAAAGAACATGATGAAAGAAACCGTAGACACGCTGGGCCATCAGAAAGAAATGAATTACGCCTTGCGTGCCGATATGACCAAAGAAGAATTCATCAAGGAAGTAACCGATGGTCTTTTACCGCCACCAGCCTATTTCCCGATGAACGTGAAAATGAACAAGGAAGGATATAAGAATATTGAAGAAGTGATGGAAAAAGGCCAGGTTGCCCTGTCTCCAGATGCTTTTGAAGCTGCCGCTAATGAAACTGGCGCCGTGATGCTGGACATTCGTCACCAGCATGAATTTGCAAAAGGCCATGTGCCCGGATCTATTTTTATCGGGCTGGACGGAAGTTTTGCCCCATGGGTTGGAGACCTCATCAGGGATGTGCAGCAGCCAATCCTTTTGATAGGCGATCAAGACCGAATCGAGGAAGCGATCACTCGTCTCTCGCGAGTTGGTTTTGACAATACGCTGGGATATCTCGAAGGCGGATTCGAAAACTGGAGAAATTCCGGTAAAGAGATCGATACCGTTAAATCTATTCCGGCAACCGAATTCAAAGCGATCAAAGATGCGGAAGATGTTCCTGTTTTTGATGTTCGGAAACCTGGCGAATACCTTTCAGAACATGTGATCGATGCGAATCATACCTCTCTTTCAGAGATCAACGATCATTTAGCAGAATATCCTGAAAACACCGATTTCTATGTGCATTGTGCCGGCGGTTATCGAAGCATGATCGCGGCCTCCATCCTGAAAAGCCGTGGAATTCACAACCTGGTGGATGTACAGGGAGGTTTCAAGGCTATTAAAGAAGCCGGGGTGAAAACTTCAGATTACGTATGTCCTTCGACATTATAA
- a CDS encoding sulfite exporter TauE/SafE family protein produces the protein MELVEIFGYLGAILIGLSLGLIGGGGSILTVPILVYALSLNPVLATAYSLFVVGTTSLVGAIRNMFKGMVDFRTAIIFAIPAFIAVYLTRAFLIPALPENLFQVAGIMITKNLAIMLFFAIIMVLASISMIRNKRKENDEEQEVSYNYPIIVIEGLVVGTITGIVGAGGGFLIIPALVLLAKLPMKKAVATSLFIIAIKSLIGFIGDVQNMDIDWVFLISFTALSVIGIFIGVWLNKFIDGKKLKKAFGWFVLVMAVYILTKELVWK, from the coding sequence ATGGAATTAGTAGAAATCTTTGGTTATTTAGGAGCGATCCTCATCGGTCTTTCTTTAGGTCTTATTGGTGGAGGTGGTTCCATCCTCACCGTTCCGATCCTGGTATACGCTCTGTCACTAAACCCTGTGCTGGCCACCGCCTATTCGCTTTTCGTGGTGGGAACAACCTCGCTGGTAGGCGCCATCAGAAATATGTTCAAAGGGATGGTAGACTTTCGCACAGCGATCATCTTCGCCATTCCCGCATTTATCGCGGTGTACCTTACCCGTGCTTTCCTGATACCCGCACTCCCGGAAAACCTTTTCCAGGTCGCAGGAATTATGATCACAAAGAACCTGGCCATCATGCTGTTCTTTGCTATCATCATGGTGCTGGCGTCTATCTCCATGATCAGAAACAAGCGCAAAGAAAATGACGAAGAGCAGGAAGTCTCTTATAACTACCCGATTATCGTGATCGAAGGCCTCGTGGTGGGAACCATTACCGGGATCGTAGGTGCCGGCGGCGGTTTCCTGATCATACCGGCACTGGTACTCCTGGCGAAATTACCCATGAAAAAAGCTGTGGCCACTTCCTTATTCATCATCGCCATTAAGTCGCTGATCGGCTTCATCGGGGATGTTCAGAATATGGACATAGACTGGGTTTTCCTGATCTCTTTCACCGCGCTTTCCGTCATCGGGATCTTTATAGGAGTGTGGCTCAATAAATTTATCGACGGAAAAAAACTGAAAAAAGCCTTTGGCTGGTTCGTGCTGGTCATGGCCGTATATATTTTAACAAAAGAACTGGTGTGGAAATAA
- a CDS encoding NAD(P)/FAD-dependent oxidoreductase produces MATKFQVLIIGGGTAGIMTAAQLLRQKKTNSVAIIEPADTHYYQPAWTLVGAGTFDYKKTAKPMSKVIPKGAEWIKDKATGFDPENNLVHTASSGDISYDYLVVAPGLTYDYSLIPGLGEAMDKGVVCSNYTDPEHTWKVLKNFKGGTALFTQPATPIKCGGAPQKIMYLAESYFRKSGVRSKTNIVFATPGTIIFGVKEIAKTLMNIIDRKDINLRFFHKLVEVDAKNQIAWYELVKQPEAGGCILRSEETDTVKIDKNFVYNYKDVKVSVKNGRYGIHYDMMHTAPPSVAPAFVRESSLVNEAGWVDVDKHSLQHRKYPNIFSLGDVAGLPTAKTGAAIRKQVPIVVDNIDLLMQQDRIGSLSYNGYSSCPLVTDYGKMVLAEFDYDQNFKPDPKLKQLLIKDSSKEHWRLWILKKYGLPYLYWNKMLKGKEV; encoded by the coding sequence ATGGCAACTAAATTTCAAGTGCTCATCATAGGGGGCGGCACAGCCGGCATCATGACCGCAGCACAACTACTCAGGCAAAAAAAGACAAATAGTGTCGCCATTATCGAACCGGCAGACACCCATTATTACCAGCCGGCATGGACACTCGTAGGCGCCGGAACTTTTGATTATAAGAAGACGGCGAAACCAATGTCCAAGGTCATCCCGAAAGGGGCAGAATGGATCAAAGATAAAGCAACCGGCTTCGACCCAGAAAACAACCTCGTACATACCGCCAGCAGCGGCGATATTTCTTATGATTACCTCGTAGTGGCGCCAGGACTCACATACGATTACAGTCTGATTCCCGGCCTGGGAGAAGCTATGGACAAAGGCGTGGTTTGCAGCAATTATACCGATCCTGAACACACCTGGAAAGTCCTGAAAAATTTCAAAGGCGGGACCGCGCTTTTTACGCAGCCTGCAACACCCATTAAATGTGGTGGCGCGCCGCAGAAGATCATGTACCTGGCGGAAAGTTATTTCAGAAAAAGTGGTGTTCGCTCGAAAACCAATATCGTCTTTGCCACTCCGGGAACGATCATTTTCGGAGTGAAAGAGATCGCCAAAACCTTAATGAACATTATTGACAGGAAAGATATCAACCTGAGGTTTTTCCATAAACTGGTTGAAGTGGACGCCAAGAACCAGATCGCCTGGTACGAACTGGTCAAACAACCGGAAGCAGGCGGCTGCATCCTTCGTTCCGAAGAAACCGATACGGTGAAAATCGACAAAAATTTCGTCTATAATTATAAAGATGTTAAAGTAAGCGTGAAAAACGGCCGGTACGGGATCCATTACGATATGATGCACACCGCGCCGCCAAGTGTTGCTCCTGCTTTCGTGCGCGAATCCTCACTGGTGAACGAGGCCGGCTGGGTAGATGTAGACAAGCACAGCCTGCAACATCGCAAATATCCCAATATTTTCAGTCTTGGGGATGTAGCGGGACTGCCCACTGCCAAAACCGGGGCCGCAATCAGGAAACAGGTGCCCATCGTGGTAGACAATATAGACCTGTTGATGCAACAGGATCGCATTGGGAGCCTGTCTTACAACGGATATTCTTCCTGCCCGCTGGTAACCGATTATGGCAAAATGGTACTGGCCGAATTTGATTACGACCAGAATTTCAAACCCGATCCAAAACTAAAACAGCTCCTGATAAAAGAC
- a CDS encoding rhodanese-like domain-containing protein, with the protein MFLNRLFGTGVQDDTIRVLSPEAFRDAVQNKKVQLIDVRTKAEFSQGAIKNAVNLDFFQPQQLLNGVKKLDKNKPLYLYCRSGNRSQKAARLLKQEGFTEIYDLQGGIGNY; encoded by the coding sequence ATGTTCTTGAACAGGTTATTTGGAACAGGAGTACAGGATGATACGATCAGGGTTCTTTCCCCGGAAGCGTTCAGAGATGCGGTACAAAACAAAAAAGTGCAGTTGATAGATGTTCGTACGAAAGCTGAATTTAGCCAGGGCGCGATCAAAAACGCGGTAAACCTGGATTTTTTTCAGCCACAACAGCTGCTGAACGGCGTTAAGAAACTCGACAAAAACAAGCCGCTTTACCTGTATTGCCGTTCCGGAAACCGCAGCCAGAAAGCCGCAAGATTACTGAAGCAGGAAGGTTTTACAGAGATCTATGACCTGCAGGGCGGTATTGGTAATTATTAG
- a CDS encoding class I SAM-dependent methyltransferase, translated as MKFQDSLDLFGNVDIYVIDQILKGRYQQTETILDAGCGEGRNLKWFYRNNFTIYGMDLDPERLKMAKVQYPDFSDNFTEGRLDELPYENEFFQHVLCCAVLHFAEDQQHFRNMFAELVRVLKPGGSLLIRVASNIGLDGKSPEVQDPKNKKSAGYFITRNNISEILTSFELELIEPVKTTNVQDVRAMTTLVFRKK; from the coding sequence ATGAAATTTCAGGATTCTTTGGATCTCTTCGGAAATGTGGATATCTATGTCATTGACCAGATACTGAAGGGACGTTATCAGCAAACCGAGACCATTCTCGACGCCGGGTGTGGGGAGGGCCGAAACCTGAAATGGTTCTACCGGAATAATTTTACGATCTACGGAATGGATCTGGACCCGGAAAGACTGAAAATGGCCAAAGTTCAGTATCCCGATTTTTCTGATAATTTCACGGAAGGAAGGCTGGACGAGCTGCCCTACGAAAACGAGTTTTTTCAACACGTGCTTTGCTGCGCCGTGCTGCATTTCGCTGAAGACCAGCAGCACTTCAGAAATATGTTCGCGGAGCTGGTGAGGGTTTTAAAACCCGGTGGGAGTTTGCTTATTCGGGTGGCTTCCAATATTGGTCTCGACGGGAAAAGTCCTGAAGTTCAGGATCCGAAGAACAAGAAAAGCGCGGGCTATTTCATCACACGTAATAATATTTCCGAAATATTGACCAGCTTTGAACTGGAGTTGATCGAGCCTGTTAAAACCACCAACGTGCAGGATGTCCGGGCCATGACCACCCTGGTTTTCAGAAAAAAATAA
- a CDS encoding aspartate/glutamate racemase family protein, translating into MKKIGLIGGTSYHSTIVYYKLINELVQKEIGTAKNPPMLVYSENIELMRSQDFEKINAAYLQTSQMLEKAGAQAIVICANTPHLVYDYVQPKINIPILHIASATGAEAKSLGLKTLGLLGNKPTMTKGFIPKILKEDFGINTLIPEAHCLSTAHDYVSCELTQGQFTEESRKFFLNQMDLLKARGADGIILGCTELPILFQNVAYDIPLLSTTDLHAKMAADFITGKI; encoded by the coding sequence ATGAAAAAAATCGGGTTAATTGGCGGCACCTCCTATCATTCGACCATAGTTTATTATAAACTGATCAATGAACTGGTGCAAAAAGAGATCGGAACGGCAAAAAATCCGCCTATGCTGGTATACAGCGAAAATATCGAACTAATGCGTTCCCAGGATTTTGAAAAGATCAACGCAGCTTACCTGCAAACAAGCCAGATGCTGGAAAAAGCAGGCGCTCAAGCTATTGTAATCTGCGCGAACACACCGCATCTGGTCTATGATTACGTGCAACCGAAGATCAATATCCCCATTCTGCATATCGCCTCTGCGACTGGAGCCGAAGCCAAAAGTCTTGGTCTAAAAACTTTGGGACTGCTGGGAAATAAACCCACGATGACCAAAGGTTTTATTCCGAAGATCCTAAAAGAAGATTTTGGCATCAATACCCTGATCCCGGAAGCTCACTGCCTGTCTACTGCTCACGATTATGTTTCCTGCGAATTAACACAGGGCCAATTCACGGAGGAAAGCAGAAAATTCTTCCTGAACCAGATGGACCTCCTGAAAGCTCGTGGCGCCGATGGTATTATTTTAGGATGCACCGAACTGCCTATTCTTTTCCAAAATGTGGCTTATGATATTCCGCTACTTTCCACTACCGATTTACATGCGAAAATGGCTGCTGATTTTATCACCGGAAAAATATAA